One genomic window of Halobellus limi includes the following:
- a CDS encoding Brp/Blh family beta-carotene 15,15'-dioxygenase yields MNESSEHHANESTDRRTSEPTGRHATESTDRRQGGPAPSRAIEVPGDRSSVAAAVMRGVGVRPAWIVLGGLTLAWAVASALAGLPTLPWWLRYGPLAVSLAVFGLPHGAVDHLAPARAAGRRPTATWLLAVGLLYLVLGSAYGVLWWTLPVASAALFVALTWFHWGQGDLYALDALGARHLDGRGVRTGTVLVRGGLPMLVPLLAHPEEYRVVVGAWVALFGSELDAAWLLSPTVRGALGGGFALVTVATLLAGGRRDGDGVWLLDAGETVLLWGYFLLVPPLFAVGVYFCVWHSIRHIARLIAVDPAARTAFAEEGPLPALLRTGRDALPLTVVSVLLLLAIAVVGDIVVVGDVTVAGGIGTQADLRSAAALYLVFISVLTLPHVVIVTWMDWAESAGLARLVDKQ; encoded by the coding sequence ATGAACGAGTCGAGTGAGCACCACGCGAACGAGTCGACTGACCGCCGTACGAGCGAGCCGACCGGACGCCACGCGACCGAATCGACCGACCGCCGTCAAGGCGGGCCGGCGCCGTCACGGGCCATCGAGGTTCCGGGAGACCGCAGTTCGGTCGCCGCCGCGGTGATGCGGGGAGTCGGCGTCCGGCCGGCCTGGATCGTCCTCGGCGGACTCACGCTCGCCTGGGCGGTCGCGTCCGCGCTCGCCGGACTGCCGACGCTGCCGTGGTGGCTCCGCTACGGCCCGCTGGCGGTGAGTCTGGCGGTCTTCGGCCTGCCGCACGGCGCCGTCGACCACCTGGCACCGGCGCGGGCCGCCGGTCGTCGTCCCACGGCGACGTGGCTCCTCGCGGTCGGCCTCCTGTATCTCGTCCTCGGGAGCGCCTACGGGGTGCTGTGGTGGACCCTCCCGGTCGCGTCGGCGGCGCTGTTCGTCGCGCTGACGTGGTTCCACTGGGGACAGGGCGACCTCTACGCGCTCGACGCGCTCGGGGCGAGACACCTCGACGGCCGCGGCGTCCGGACCGGGACGGTGCTCGTCCGGGGCGGACTCCCGATGCTGGTGCCGCTTCTGGCCCACCCGGAGGAGTACCGGGTCGTCGTCGGGGCGTGGGTCGCGCTGTTCGGCTCAGAACTCGACGCCGCGTGGCTCCTGTCGCCGACGGTTCGAGGCGCGCTGGGCGGCGGGTTCGCGCTGGTGACCGTCGCGACGTTGCTCGCGGGAGGGCGCCGCGACGGGGACGGCGTCTGGCTGCTCGACGCGGGCGAGACGGTCCTGCTGTGGGGGTACTTCCTCCTGGTCCCGCCGCTCTTCGCCGTCGGCGTGTACTTCTGCGTGTGGCACTCGATCCGCCACATCGCCAGGCTGATCGCGGTCGATCCGGCCGCTCGGACGGCGTTCGCCGAGGAAGGGCCCCTCCCGGCGTTGCTGCGGACGGGGAGAGACGCGCTCCCGCTGACGGTCGTCTCCGTCCTGCTGCTGCTCGCCATCGCCGTCGTGGGAGATATCGTCGTCGTGGGAGACGTCACCGTCGCGGGCGGGATCGGAACGCAGGCAGACCTTCGATCAGCGGCGGCGCTGTACCTCGTCTTCATCTCCGTGCTGACGCTTCCTCACGTGGTGATCGTGACGTGGATGGACTGGGCAGAGAGCGCCGGTCTCGCCCGTCTCGTGGATAAACAGTAA
- a CDS encoding lycopene cyclase domain-containing protein, whose product MTIQFTYLQFHLAFLLPAVLFLCATGFVSRTRIAEERAVLGDGWRNYWAGVAVITVVAIAYTTPWDNYLIARGVWWYGDGTTLLTLGHAPLEEYLFILVQPWITALWLAHLDFPTGWPEASRPVAWRAGALAVAAVIGLVGWQSLGADGTFYLGAILAWAAPVLALQWLVGAPQLWARRRTVALGTLLPTLYLCVVDRVAIEYGIWVLSGQYTTGITVAGLPIEEATFFLVTNLFVVQGLVLYRLVMARFDGDSTADDRSVTRPAATVDRGD is encoded by the coding sequence ATGACCATCCAGTTCACGTACCTACAGTTCCACCTCGCGTTCCTGCTCCCCGCCGTGTTGTTTCTGTGTGCGACGGGGTTCGTGAGCCGGACGCGGATCGCGGAGGAAAGAGCGGTTCTCGGCGACGGGTGGCGGAACTACTGGGCGGGGGTGGCGGTCATCACCGTCGTCGCGATCGCGTACACGACCCCGTGGGACAACTACCTCATCGCCCGCGGCGTGTGGTGGTACGGCGACGGCACGACGCTCCTGACGCTGGGACACGCGCCGCTCGAAGAGTACCTGTTCATCCTGGTACAGCCGTGGATCACGGCGCTGTGGCTCGCACACCTCGACTTCCCGACGGGGTGGCCCGAGGCTTCGAGGCCCGTCGCGTGGCGAGCGGGTGCGCTGGCGGTCGCGGCGGTGATCGGTCTGGTCGGCTGGCAGTCGCTCGGCGCCGACGGGACGTTTTACCTCGGGGCGATACTCGCGTGGGCCGCGCCGGTGTTGGCGCTGCAGTGGCTCGTCGGCGCGCCGCAGCTCTGGGCGCGGCGGCGGACGGTCGCGCTCGGGACGCTGCTCCCGACGCTGTATCTGTGTGTCGTCGATCGAGTCGCCATCGAGTACGGCATCTGGGTGCTCTCCGGGCAGTACACCACGGGGATCACCGTCGCCGGGCTCCCGATCGAGGAGGCGACGTTCTTCCTCGTGACGAACCTCTTCGTCGTGCAGGGGCTCGTCCTCTACCGGCTGGTGATGGCCCGGTTCGACGGGGACTCGACGGCCGACGATCGATCGGTGACGAGACCCGCGGCGACGGTCGATCGCGGCGACTGA